In Trueperaceae bacterium, the genomic stretch TTCCGAGGGTGCCGAGCATGCGCATCTCCTCGTCGCGGGAGAGGGGTACCGCACGAGTGGCCGTGCCCACGAAGCCGGTGACGCCGGGGGTGTAACGCACGACCTCCCAGGCTTCGTTCGGCTCGTCGGGATTATCGCCCAGATCCATCTGCACGAAGATGTACCCCGGGAAGATCTTCCGCTTCACGACCTCTTTCTTGTTGCCGCGGCCGTGTTCCACGGTCTCCTCCGTTGGCACCACTACCTGATAGATGCGATCGGCGATCCCCAGAGAGCGAGCGCGGTTCTGGATGTTCTCCTT encodes the following:
- the nusG gene encoding transcription termination/antitermination protein NusG, translated to MSIEWYAIHTYVGHEEKVKENIQNRARSLGIADRIYQVVVPTEETVEHGRGNKKEVVKRKIFPGYIFVQMDLGDNPDEPNEAWEVVRYTPGVTGFVGTATRAVPLSRDEEMRMLGTLGITGAREAPKVKITFSVGDMVQVTSGPFADFSGVVSETNPERGKVKVLVSIFGRETPVELDYSQVVKT